The Bradysia coprophila strain Holo2 chromosome III, BU_Bcop_v1, whole genome shotgun sequence region AATATTCCCGTCGATGGTGTGGAAAATTCAGTTGGTCTTTTTATCAACACACTTCCATTGGTTGTGGATCATTTGAACGGAAATGAATTGTCATGTGTTGAGGCAGTAAAAAGAATCCAAAGGGAAATGAACGTTATGAATTGCAAGAGTAATGTGGAACTTGGCAAATTGGGCAGCGGAAATGGTGAATTGAAACACTCCTTGTTTGATAGTTTATTCGTATTGGAGCCGAAAATGGACTGTGAAAAATGTCTCGGGTTTACCTTGGTAAAAGACTACGAAAAATTGGACTATCCACTTGCAGTTATTGCCAGAGAGCAGAtgggaattttaaaatttacactTTGCTACGCTGGAGAATTATTTGAGGACCAAATCATTACTGATATTCTTGACTTGGTGGAACACGTGTTAAATCAACTTGTTTCCGATCCTGGACAAACTGTGAAAAACCTGCATTTAGTTCTACCTAAGCAAGTGGGTCTAATGGAAAAATGGAACGAAACGAAGAAACCGTTTCCTGTCGATAAAACTCTCCATGAAGTATTTGAAGAGGCTGCAATGTCAAACGCAAATAAAATTGCCCTAATTTACGAGGACATAAAGTGGAGATACGTCGACGTTAATAAGAAGGCAAACCAGTTAGCAAATCATCTTCGGGCGTTAGTCCATATTAAACCGGATGACAAAATTGCATTGATTTTGGAGAAAAATGATTTGCTCATTTTAAGCATTGTTGGAGTGTGGAAATCCGGAGCCGCTTTTGTACCAATTGACCCAAGCTATCCAGATGAAAGGATCCAATTCATGTTGGAAGACACTGAGGCAAAGGTCGTTATTGTGAATAGTCGGAACAGAAATAGATTGGAGAAAATAGTACCGGAAACAATCAAGTTTGTGAACATTGACGACACTGTTGCGAACGATTTAGCTAAATATGACGATTCCAGCCTGGCGAGAATTTCATGTAGCACAAACCTTTGCTACGTAATCTATACGTCTGGAACGTCTGGCCGACCAAAAGGTGTAATGACTGAACATCGAGGAGTCGTAAATTTGCATGACTCATTGTCGACAATTTTCGCCTTAAGATCCGGCAAAGACGAGGTGCTATtatcattttcgaatttcgtcttTGACCATTTCGTTGAGCAAATGACTGATGCCATACTGAGCGGTCAAACACTGGTGATTTTGAATGATGACATGCGAAGTGATAAGAAACGGTTGTACAAGTACATCAAAGACAATAAAGTCACCTATTTGTCCGGTACTCCGTCCGTGCTATCTCTGTATGAGTACGAAGATTTGAAGACCATTACACGAATAGATGCGGTTGGTGAAGACTTTACCGAAGCACTTTTTAACAAGATTCGCTCTAATTTCAAATCCGGAATCGTGATCAACGGATACGGGCCGACCGAAGTCTCGATCACAACGCATAAACGAATTTATAGAGAAGGTGAAAACAGAAAGAATAAGAGCATCGGACATCAGGTTCACAACTCAACGTGTTATATCCTGAACGATTTTGGGCAAAGAGTACCCATTGGTGCTGTTGGCGAACTGTATCTTGGTGGCATTGGAGTTGGCCGGGGATACTTGAATAGAGACGATCTGACAACAAAAGCATTTGTACAGAATCCATTTGCTACTGACGAGGACAAAGATCAAGGAAGAAACTTAAGGATGTACAAAACAGGAGATTTGGCCAGATTTTTACCAAACGGAGAAGTTGAGTGTCTCGGCAGAAACGATTTCCAGGTAAATTTCATTGTAATCTGATATCTAATTGAAAAAGCAATGCTTACCATGGATATCATTTTTAGGTCAAAGTTCGTGGCTTACGTATAGAACTAAGCGAAATCGAAGCGGTTATTTTGTCATATCCACAAATTACTCACGCTGTAGTAGTTGCACAGAATCATGAAGAGTCTTCTGCCAAATTTCTCGTTGGATATTACACATCGAATGCAACTCTAAACGAAAAGAGCATTCTAAGCTTTCTGCAGAATAAATTACCAGCATTCATGATGCCAAACAGAGTGGTCCAAGTGGATGTCATTCCCGTAACCATTAACGGAAAATGCGACACTAAGAAATTGCCCAAAGTACAACAGTTCGTAAAAGATCGAAATCTGAAAGATAGTGGAAACCTCAACGAAATTGAAACCAAATTGAGATACATCTGGTCGGAACTACTACGATTGCCTGCAGAGCTCATTGGAGGTGACGATGACTTCTTCAGCTTAGGAGGCGATTCGCTTTCTGTAATATCTATGACATTCATGATCAACAAAGTTTTTGGCAAGGTGGTTGGCGTTCCGCAAGTATTTCTTAATAAATCGATAAAGGCGCTGGGCCATTTGATCAACACAAGTGAACATCAAGgtgaattattaaaaattgagtCTAATATGGCACCTGCATCTCTGGCACAAGAACGATTATTGTTCATCGACGAAATGGAAAACGGCAGTGCAGCATTCAACATACCTTTCGTTTATAAATTGAGGAGTTCCAGCGACGTGGAAATGTTAATGGAATCGTTAAAGTTAGTAGCAGTGAGACACCAATCCTTGAGAACGCTTCTAATCAGGTACCAAGATTCGTGTGTACAGAAAATTGTTAGCGGCAATGAGTTTGAATACCTGTGGTCATCCTGCAATGCCACCAAAGAAGTTCGATCAACAGACGAATGCAACAAAGAAATTTGGTCATCAGAAAACCGCATCTTCCTGCTGGACAAACAACTTCCTTTCCGAGCGCTGTTTTTGAAGAACGTTGCAACATTGGAAACACTCGTCAGCATAGTTTTTCATCACACATGTTTCGATGGATGGTCTTTCGCTATCTTCCAGAGGGATTGGTTATCCTTCTTCAACCATCTTCAGAAGGGCGATACCGAATCTTTCAATTTACCGGAGTTGAACTACCAGTACAAAGAATATGCATCGTTGCAGAAACGCATCTTAAGAGGAAACACACTTGATACCTTAAAATCGTATTGGCTCGAAAAACTTGCGAATGCTGAACAATTGAATCTGCCAGCAGATTTCGAGAGACCgttaacattttcatattcagGTTATGAAATTATCCGCAACTTGGATCGGAATATTGCGATGTCTTTGAAAACTACTGCGAAATCTTTGAAGACCAGCTTGTTCAGCATCTTAACATCAGCATTCGCCCTAACTTTAAACATCTACTCAGGTCAGGAAGACATATTGATTGGAACACCGGTATCTAACAGAATGAGATCGGAATTCGAAAATGTTATCGGATTTTTTGTGAACATATTGCCATTGAGAGTTGCAGTGAATCAAGAACTCAGCGTAGCCGAATTTGTAGAATCTGTTGGAGATGAAGTCGTTGCATCACACGTGAACCAGGATATGCCTCTTGAAAAAATGGTTAAGGacctgaaaatcgaaaaagattcaTCACGTCATCCGTTGGTACAAGTTGTGCTGAATTTTAATCCTCTTGTCGGCTCAATGaccgaaagaaaagaaagcGAGCTCGTTTTGGAAAAGGTTGACCAGGAGTGTAGCAAAGCGACAACTGCAAAGTACGATCTATCAGTGACTGTGACGGAAACGAAAGAAGGATTGAACATCAATTTCACATTTGCTAAGACATTGTACCGTGAAAGTACTGTTGAAGGATACATGGGAACctttatgcaaattttgtcTCTGTTGTCGAAACCTGATacaatgaagaagaaaattaaacaGTTGGATTTGCTTAGCAACAATACTCATGCCAGCAGCAGTTTATCATATCCGGTTATCAATGGTTTTCACACGAGTGACGCAAATGAAGACACTACTCTGCCGAATATGTTCCAAAATATTGCTGCACAATGTGGAACGGAGACTTGTATCGCTTACAAGGATCTTCATCTAACATACGAAGAGCTTAACATCAGATCAAATCAGTTCGCACGAATGCTTCGAAACATGGGACGCAAGAGCTTAGTTgcaatttgtatggagaaaacTGACTGGATGGTCAGTAGTGTTCTCGGAGTTTGGAAGGCTGGCAGTGCGTATGTACCGATTGATCCAAATTATCCCATCGAAAggataaaatttatattagaGGATACAGAAGTGGAAGTCATCGTGACAAATCAAGCAAATGAAACAcgttttaatcaaatttgcaAAGACAATGACAAAGTTCAAATAATTGTGGTCGACTCGATAAAAACTGTGGAGAATCTGAAACAATTATCGAAGGCTAACTTGGATATTGATTGTAACGAAAATGATTTATGTTACATAATCTACACGTCTGGGAGTAGCGGAACACCTAAGGCGGTAATGGTCAGccacaaaaatgttgtttcatTCAGAGAATCTCTATTACAATACCACAAAAGGAAAGAGACTGTACTCCTGTTGTccaatttcgtttttgatttctccatcGAACAACTGATGCTTTCGATTTTCAATTGGGGAAAACTGATAATAATTGATGAACTGCATTCAATCGATGACCAATTTTACCAATATCTCAACCAAGAATACCTTACTTATCTGAGTGGCACACCAAGTGTGATAACTGCGCTAGATTTGTCGAGattaaaatatgtgaaaaCCATCACTGTAGCGGGAGAGAAGTTCCAGCAGTctcatttcatgaaaatccGAAAAGAATTCAATGGAAAACTTATCAACGCTTACGGAGTCACTGAAACAACCGTTTATAATTCGATCTACATTTTTGGAGCTACGGACCCGTACAAGAACTCACTCGGACAGTTTTTCAGCAACACAACTCATTACGTTTTGGACAAAAACCTGCGACGCTTACCGAAAGGAGCTGTTGGTGAACTATACCTATCAGGCTCTTGTATTTCTCATGGATATCTTAATCGAAAGGAAATGatgagaaaaaatttcttggcCAATCCGTTTTACTCTAAGCGCTCCGACGATGATTCTCCAGTGCTGTACAGGTATAGCCTCTCTATATattcaaatgaattaaaaatgtaaatgcataATCTTTATAGGACTGGCGATTTGGTTCGTTTGAATTCCACCGGTGACCTGGAATATCTTGGACGTAATGACAATCAAATAAAGATTCGTGGCTATCGTATAGAGCTTGAAGAAATCGAGTGCGCCGTTCTAAAATACCAGATGGTCGAACAATGTTGTGTAATCTTCGAAAACAATGCCTTAGTCTGCATCTTCGTGAAAAAGGTACCTGAAACTGCAGGCGAGTTCAGcattggaaaattgaaattatttttggaatcCGTTTTGCCAATGTTTATGATACCACATTTAATGCAATATAATGGACCATCTCTACCAGTGACCAGTAACGGAAAACTTGACGTAAAAGCTTTAAGAGACCTTTACCGAACTTCAAATTGTTCGTTTGAAATCAAATATTCTGCACCTGAGGACAACCTTCAGAACGATCTATGCAAAATATTCAGCTCTGTGTTAAATATTCCAATCAAAACCGTTGGAATCGATCATGATTTCTTTAATCTTGGCGGTGATAGTATATCGTCACTTCTATTGGctggaaaaattcgaaatcagCTTGGCATACAATGTAGTGTGAAGAATATCTTCGACAGCAGAACCGTCAGACGATTATCTGCTGAGTTTCGGTCCAAATGTGAGACAATCGTAAAAGTAAATGGAAGTTTCACAAATGACCAAGCCAGACTTAGTGGAGTAGTGGAATTGCTACCAATTCAAAAGTGGTTCTTCGcaaagaatttaaaatatcCTCATCAATGGAATCAAACCTTTACGATTGAAGTGCCATCGAAATTGGATGTCAATACGTTAACCGAATCATTGCGCAGCTTGGTCAACCATCATGACGCTTTTCGACTCAGATTTCGAAGAGATGCTGATGGATACACTCAATATTACGCGGAGATGATTGATAATTCGAACATTAACTTCCACACACTAGATACAACTGGACTCagcgaaaatgaaatcaaCCAGAAACTTTCCGAGTGGACAGACTTGAATATTTCGGAAGGACCTATGTATACGGTGGTTTACTTATACGGCAACAATTCGCCATGCAAAATATGGTGGTCAATTCATCATTTAATAGTGGACTCAGTAAGTTGGCGCATTTTAAAAGATGATTTGAAGACACTATACGAAGGAAGCAGTTTAAGCAACAAGGGAACTAGTTACAAAGAATTTTCCTCGGCTTTGGCTGATCAGTTTTTGCCTGAGAAAACGTATTGGGATCCTATAATCGACAACGTTCGTTTGTACAATGCACGCGTTCCGAAATCGCATAAAGTAACACgtaaattcaaattcactCTGGATAAAGATGAAACCCAGCGGTTGATCTGTGGAATTCAAAGAGGGGCATCAAAAATCAACCGGATCAACCTTCAAGACGTCCTACTAACTGCAGTGGGTTTCTCCTTGAAGAAACTAACAAATTCTGTCACCAACTACGTGACACTTGAAGGACATGGTCGGGAACAAATCAGCTCACATTTTGATATCAGCAACACAGTTGGATGGTTTACCACAATGTATCCAGTGGAAATACACACGGATTCTTTGGAAAATCTTACATCGACTGTTAGACAATTGAGTCAATCACTTAATTCAGTTCCCAACAAAGGTATTGGCTACGGAGCTATTTATGGATACAATGATCCGCCAATGCCATGTGTCGCATTCAACTACTTAGGAAGTTTTGGGAAAACTGCTGCAATCGATTCAGACTGGAATTTTGGTGATTTGTCGCTAGACCTTAGTTCggacgaaaatgaaaaaattaacagcACAGTCGTAGATATTACTGGCGCCTATAATCAAGGATGTCTAACATTCTCCATAGACGCTAGCCTGGATCCAGAACAAAGCAAAGAGTTCGTCAATGCCTTCCACGGTACGCTGAAActgatttcaaaaaatattgagaaCATCGTTCCGCCGCTTCCTTTCGGCGACTATGAAACCCTCTATGAATTCCCTTCCAACAAAAATGCAACAGAGACGTTATTCATCTTTCCACCGGGAGAAGGTGGTGCTGAAAGTTACTTCAACAATTTAGTGCCCAATTTAAACCAATTCAATCTTGTGGTGTTCAATAACTTTTATCTGGATCGGCAGCCAATGGAAATCAGTTTCGAACAACTGGCATCAATGTATATCACATACATAAAGACGATTCAAGGACCCTATAATTTCCTCGGTTGGAGCTTTGGAGGCGTATTGGCACTAGAGATCTGTCGTCAGTTGAGTAACGCTGGGGATTGCATCAATAACTTGTTTTTCATCGACAGCTACTTAGATGTTACTAAAGCTCTGAAAGATCTCAATATTGGTGAGGATACCGAAATCATTGATAGAATCAACCACAAATACAACCCTACATCGATAGACTTTGAGAGGATGTGTTCCGAActgaaaaacattgttctatTCAAGGCAAAATTACTAAATGAAATGCATAAATCAATAGATCAACGCCGATTTTATGAGTATTACCAGAATTCGTCATTCAATAATTTggataatttaattcattcacAATTAGTGCAAGTCATCGAGTTGAAAAAACACTCTCACAATACCTGGGTGAAAGATAAGGAACAAGTGAGGTCTATTGCAAATtttgtggcagataaattacTGTGAATATATTCCCACGAATAGGCTTAGTATTAACTTTATCATTTTAAAtcataatttacaaaataaatgttctAATCATTTGAATCGAAGATggtgttttctttgaaattaagCTTTTGCTTGAACTGAAAAAAGCTTCGTTTTTCTATCTCCTCTTGATATATTATTCTTCTCATGGCTCTATCACATTAGTGATATGTCTGAGAACTAGACTTGTAAACTCATGTGCAACCTTCAACGGTATTTTCTCTGTATCTTTGtttagtgaagaaaaaaatcgaggtAATTTGATGGTGTGAGGAGTGGGTAgcacaaaaaaaacggttGTCGACCTTTCATTCAAGATCAAGTCCCTTATAAATCAGCGGATCAAAACCTATACCAAATTGTTATAGCCTGATACGAAAATACTTTGTTTAGATTTGTTTAGAAGATGAAGTAAgccatttttcttcttcaattttataattttaattgcgacaaaaaagactgctcacaatagtggcgcagccagtaaacaatcgatcttttcataaatattttgtgtcatCACAAAAACTCGCATCACAatctatgatatttttgttacaactacaaaaatctattgagaaaatttagtccaccaagaggtggggcctacttaatttaaaatttacaactaATAAATTGTAATAACTTATACTACTCATCAAGGCAGTGTCAATCCAAAAAAGCACAAAAACGACGACAAAACCAACTCAACACCATGGGTCCGCGGATGACTTAGTAGTATACTTTCAGGTGTAATTAAGTAGTCGGTTAAACCATCTAAATATCCTAATATtccagatgattcggctttcttccgcttgaattccattctttaaataaacatattttacaattataaaaattttccttcctcaacatctgccgcttgtgacgcatttttttgttataattttcttcctaaaattattcggataaaatttttgtttataaaactTTCCcttactttcctcatcagctgccatttgtgacgcataacGTTTTGCGtctcgaatctgtaagcgtcacctacaccgactgatattttttgtaagtggataacaggacttgcgtcacacctccactgtaagtggttttgggcgataagtTGTGatcttttgtaagttgtgattttttagaatttggtcgcagataatattgtgcagtttgaacgaaaatattcttcttacaaaactgtataactttttctttgatctgaaccttccagctttcattttacgaaaaacgaatatttgacgaaaatcgaaaatttgacgaaaatcaaaaagttgataaaaatctaaaatttgatgaaaatcaaaaatttgacgaaaatcgaaaatttgacgaaatttaaaaatttgacgcgcttaaaacgctcatagctcccaaataagcgactttttagggataacatgaaacacgcatcgactagaatctaaaactctataaccttgtcttttacacgaggtttctatctgccgtatatcccgagttatggctgacatagctcgaaCTTAAAACACTCATAGCTCacaaataagcgactttttagggaaaccatgacGAAAACTAGAACTAATGCGGTAATGCGAAAAATTCTACTATTTAAGCAATTTTGAGCAAAGACTTTTATATTTATCATTTGTTGAAATCTGCTTGTATCTGTCGTGAAATCTGCTTTTCAATGGCtcttttgaaaacatttgcaACGACCTAATttcaaaaaaccaaatttctccgtagattatttatttatgataaATGGAATGATATCTACCGTATTTACGAATTTTAATAATCAATAAAGTCATTGTTCTGTTAATCTTTGCAATAAAAGCACAAGAGATCATCTTCTGCGAtggaccggaaatagtacttCTAATGATAACATTAACCATATAAAACCGAAGATATTAAAACAATTCACTTAATAACCTGCTCAGCTCACGTTCAGCAGTAACgcgaatcaataaaaaaaatgaaattgtctgTAATTTTGTTCTGTTGTGTTATAACCATATCATCATCAAAGGAACTGGCTCTGTACTCAAAATTGGGCGAATCCTTACAGAGACAGGTAATGTTTTTTGGATGAATCGATATCATATTTCattgttcaaattttgtattttcagaTCAATGTAGATCCAATTATATTGGCAGCAGTGGGCCGGGTAGCTACATTGGGTGAACTATACGACGCTCGAACTGACCAATTCTTTCGCATGTCGTTGATCGATGGCAATTACTCATCGCTTATTCAGTCAACAGATAACAAATATTCGAAcctcaaatatttgaaattgaatacTCTAAACGAAAAACTACAAAATTTGAACGTTCAAGCTGGATTCAAGCTTAGTGTGTTATTTGGCCTAATTGAAGTGAGTGGGTCAGGCAAATTTTTTAGTGACAAACAGCAAAGTACCAGAAGTGCAAAAGTTTCTGTAGCTAATTTTGTGACTactcaatttgaaaaaattgagattaGTGGTGAAGCTgggagaaaatttattaatcaGGATATACTAAAGAAAATTGACGCTACTCATGTGGTAGTCGGTATCGAATGGGGAGGTAATGTGATCGTTTCTGTTGAGGACTATAATTCGGAGAATAAAGACAAACAAACTGTGCAAGGTAGTCTTGGTGGCAAACTTGAAATGCTAGTGGGATCAATTAGTGTAAATGGTGAAGTAAGCATTGATGAGCAGGAGTTGAAGCAGTTTAGTCAGTTCAGTTTCGAGTTATACGGAGATGTTTTGCCGACTGAACTGCCAACAACTCTTGTTGAAGCAATTGTTATGATGAAATCAGTACCAAAATTACTGACACAAGGTAATGATGGCAAGGGAAAAGCATTGGCGTACCATCTGCTACCCATATCGGTATATAGGCAGTTGCTCAGCCTCGAAGCTGAAATGAACTCTTTGGTGGCGTCTATTGATGAATCCACTATTAATTCCTGCGTAAAATTGTTTGAGGAAATTGACATTATTGGACtcaaaattaaagatttatcGATCGAGGCGAATAATTTCCAAAACTACATTAGTAAAGACAAAATGGACAAAGTGAATATGTTTGAGAACAGCTACCAAATTTATCAGATTGAATTAAAGCGTCGATTATCGGAGCATTTAAT contains the following coding sequences:
- the LOC119075341 gene encoding N-(5-amino-5-carboxypentanoyl)-L-cysteinyl-D-valine synthase-like — its product is MEYWKSKWEEYTERCDFKGLSKPVNKPNESMKDQFSYGHRNAVINGSTFKQLSIITNKSYLRLPAFISLAWHKTLHVYGNGTHTITATNLASYSRQLVPHILDHSKQERDTLKEIEMELKNSFAENLSLDPSELWDSFCDSLILWGDADYQINSNVPLILNLRMGHKNEAFDIKISYQFNLFETTIIDGILDYFRTVVERLVYGEVDNYLKVSSIDFLPKLQKDQIDKWNEETTGDFAETKRLHHLVEEAAEATPEKLAVICQQTCISYKELNERSNQLGHLLHVKQEVKAEQFIALFLDKTETLLMTLLAIWKCGAAYIPIDPAYPDERVKFILEDTNAQMIITNGRHKDRLLSVFADEKFQLKIMDVENLLAIAEKEPVCNLNISLKSTQLAYITYTSGTTGVPKAVYKEHKGVVNSITDLSIRYEMRQKPEVVVLFSAYVFEPFIRQTLIALVNSQLLVIADDNEKLDQTKFVEFLNTHQVTYLNGTASVLQEYDLSKCETLTKLILVGEELTKSRYDNLRKKYKGRIICEYGFTESALVSCMNSFDLGDERTDRSIGRPLRNVKAYIVNNNLQPLPIGAIGELYIGGVGISRGYMNRDSLTKERFLVNPFQTEMEKVKGINRVMYKTGDLARWLDNGHIEYIGRNDFQIKLRGNRIEPAEIESVVLQYENVTKCTVAVKESKLGEELSSASSRHLVGYFVATENITEDQLITYLEKKLPRYMIPVRMVQVDKIKTNINGKVDLKALPDIEFIRQSTTDPVCAARNEVDLKLIDIWSDALGICKKMIGIEDDFFRLGGHSITCIQLIARIRQNFGCEVTIEHIFSLRSIQKLSDYISKQNGRQTDQKQNSWKNQQPDMYEEIRANSLHQGLVYHYLKQGQNDDAYVMQSHYQYCEAIDSSIYKRAWEAARTKFPSLRLNFKVLKEVYQVFQSSSSPLDWNFVDICSKNDKQMEVDNIIKADRERRYDLESGNLFRVYLVKEEEYKYSMVFSYHHIIFDGWSIPILFDFVHHAYEVLLKGTTINNLLTSTDTAYMLSQKHLELHRNDHLDYWTSQIERIDQRVNLSGLLKDEIKYKVQLNSYDHIEDQKQSTQEINSELVKKLHNFGMDNGVTLHSILQFVWHKVLFAYGGGKNTVVGTTVLGRNIPVDGVENSVGLFINTLPLVVDHLNGNELSCVEAVKRIQREMNVMNCKSNVELGKLGSGNGELKHSLFDSLFVLEPKMDCEKCLGFTLVKDYEKLDYPLAVIAREQMGILKFTLCYAGELFEDQIITDILDLVEHVLNQLVSDPGQTVKNLHLVLPKQVGLMEKWNETKKPFPVDKTLHEVFEEAAMSNANKIALIYEDIKWRYVDVNKKANQLANHLRALVHIKPDDKIALILEKNDLLILSIVGVWKSGAAFVPIDPSYPDERIQFMLEDTEAKVVIVNSRNRNRLEKIVPETIKFVNIDDTVANDLAKYDDSSLARISCSTNLCYVIYTSGTSGRPKGVMTEHRGVVNLHDSLSTIFALRSGKDEVLLSFSNFVFDHFVEQMTDAILSGQTLVILNDDMRSDKKRLYKYIKDNKVTYLSGTPSVLSLYEYEDLKTITRIDAVGEDFTEALFNKIRSNFKSGIVINGYGPTEVSITTHKRIYREGENRKNKSIGHQVHNSTCYILNDFGQRVPIGAVGELYLGGIGVGRGYLNRDDLTTKAFVQNPFATDEDKDQGRNLRMYKTGDLARFLPNGEVECLGRNDFQVKVRGLRIELSEIEAVILSYPQITHAVVVAQNHEESSAKFLVGYYTSNATLNEKSILSFLQNKLPAFMMPNRVVQVDVIPVTINGKCDTKKLPKVQQFVKDRNLKDSGNLNEIETKLRYIWSELLRLPAELIGGDDDFFSLGGDSLSVISMTFMINKVFGKVVGVPQVFLNKSIKALGHLINTSEHQGELLKIESNMAPASLAQERLLFIDEMENGSAAFNIPFVYKLRSSSDVEMLMESLKLVAVRHQSLRTLLIRYQDSCVQKIVSGNEFEYLWSSCNATKEVRSTDECNKEIWSSENRIFLLDKQLPFRALFLKNVATLETLVSIVFHHTCFDGWSFAIFQRDWLSFFNHLQKGDTESFNLPELNYQYKEYASLQKRILRGNTLDTLKSYWLEKLANAEQLNLPADFERPLTFSYSGYEIIRNLDRNIAMSLKTTAKSLKTSLFSILTSAFALTLNIYSGQEDILIGTPVSNRMRSEFENVIGFFVNILPLRVAVNQELSVAEFVESVGDEVVASHVNQDMPLEKMVKDLKIEKDSSRHPLVQVVLNFNPLVGSMTERKESELVLEKVDQECSKATTAKYDLSVTVTETKEGLNINFTFAKTLYRESTVEGYMGTFMQILSLLSKPDTMKKKIKQLDLLSNNTHASSSLSYPVINGFHTSDANEDTTLPNMFQNIAAQCGTETCIAYKDLHLTYEELNIRSNQFARMLRNMGRKSLVAICMEKTDWMVSSVLGVWKAGSAYVPIDPNYPIERIKFILEDTEVEVIVTNQANETRFNQICKDNDKVQIIVVDSIKTVENLKQLSKANLDIDCNENDLCYIIYTSGSSGTPKAVMVSHKNVVSFRESLLQYHKRKETVLLLSNFVFDFSIEQLMLSIFNWGKLIIIDELHSIDDQFYQYLNQEYLTYLSGTPSVITALDLSRLKYVKTITVAGEKFQQSHFMKIRKEFNGKLINAYGVTETTVYNSIYIFGATDPYKNSLGQFFSNTTHYVLDKNLRRLPKGAVGELYLSGSCISHGYLNRKEMMRKNFLANPFYSKRSDDDSPVLYRTGDLVRLNSTGDLEYLGRNDNQIKIRGYRIELEEIECAVLKYQMVEQCCVIFENNALVCIFVKKVPETAGEFSIGKLKLFLESVLPMFMIPHLMQYNGPSLPVTSNGKLDVKALRDLYRTSNCSFEIKYSAPEDNLQNDLCKIFSSVLNIPIKTVGIDHDFFNLGGDSISSLLLAGKIRNQLGIQCSVKNIFDSRTVRRLSAEFRSKCETIVKVNGSFTNDQARLSGVVELLPIQKWFFAKNLKYPHQWNQTFTIEVPSKLDVNTLTESLRSLVNHHDAFRLRFRRDADGYTQYYAEMIDNSNINFHTLDTTGLSENEINQKLSEWTDLNISEGPMYTVVYLYGNNSPCKIWWSIHHLIVDSVSWRILKDDLKTLYEGSSLSNKGTSYKEFSSALADQFLPEKTYWDPIIDNVRLYNARVPKSHKVTRKFKFTLDKDETQRLICGIQRGASKINRINLQDVLLTAVGFSLKKLTNSVTNYVTLEGHGREQISSHFDISNTVGWFTTMYPVEIHTDSLENLTSTVRQLSQSLNSVPNKGIGYGAIYGYNDPPMPCVAFNYLGSFGKTAAIDSDWNFGDLSLDLSSDENEKINSTVVDITGAYNQGCLTFSIDASLDPEQSKEFVNAFHGTLKLISKNIENIVPPLPFGDYETLYEFPSNKNATETLFIFPPGEGGAESYFNNLVPNLNQFNLVVFNNFYLDRQPMEISFEQLASMYITYIKTIQGPYNFLGWSFGGVLALEICRQLSNAGDCINNLFFIDSYLDVTKALKDLNIGEDTEIIDRINHKYNPTSIDFERMCSELKNIVLFKAKLLNEMHKSIDQRRFYEYYQNSSFNNLDNLIHSQLVQVIELKKHSHNTWVKDKEQVRSIANFVADKLL
- the LOC119080039 gene encoding neoverrucotoxin subunit beta-like, whose product is MKLSVILFCCVITISSSKELALYSKLGESLQRQINVDPIILAAVGRVATLGELYDARTDQFFRMSLIDGNYSSLIQSTDNKYSNLKYLKLNTLNEKLQNLNVQAGFKLSVLFGLIEVSGSGKFFSDKQQSTRSAKVSVANFVTTQFEKIEISGEAGRKFINQDILKKIDATHVVVGIEWGGNVIVSVEDYNSENKDKQTVQGSLGGKLEMLVGSISVNGEVSIDEQELKQFSQFSFELYGDVLPTELPTTLVEAIVMMKSVPKLLTQGNDGKGKALAYHLLPISVYRQLLSLEAEMNSLVASIDESTINSCVKLFEEIDIIGLKIKDLSIEANNFQNYISKDKMDKVNMFENSYQIYQIELKRRLSEHLILVKSGNETVNQIINILNEAYIHDLSPYNIDFDQFLSMQTEFKFIKLLFDLEVKVLDKSTSINEFMSMNLNKNVYAFFYTVEFPNLADEPMIAFRTILETREEFDSEGIFVAIKFDVLRDIERETYFNFAAPTRLRMYRNGICLIDDYSIYSHPPNESESPLWSLPYIQAQIVQLQTDTIQLKSDTIQLKTDTTQLKSNTTRMEKNPVPIYYTYVQYPDMPEPNQLWPTVTWLEITSRYAGLFFRAVGGSSKCFNCGIQNDMSPRITSVARTNVDQTQQASLSLSYNDNPWTTPWLGSGGTQNGWTSIRFTTQYKEVIPKNKSIRIWERSP